The Nostoc cf. commune SO-36 genomic sequence AAACTAATGCGGTCTTGCAACGATGAATTACCGCCTGCTTCCTGATTGGAAATGCTAGTATTACCAAGTTTGACCCCATTCTTAGTAAACCACCAAAAGCCACCGCCAACTATGCCAACTGTCAGCAGTAAGGCTAAGGCTAAAATTGTGGTTTCATTCTTTTGTGACATGAACAAATTTGAAATAAAGAAAAAATGTTTATATATTTGTAGAACTTACGGTTTAAGGTAAAAGCGAACTATTCTCAACGTAGATAACACTGACAAATAAGAGTTTGAGAGTTTTTGCGTAAGTCCTAATTTGATTATTTGGCTAATTTTAACCATTTTGATCATTTAATTTTGACAAATCCAGCTTTTTCGATCAATTCTTGACCTTGAGGTGTGAGCAGCCAATTGGCATAAGCTTCACCAGCTTTTTGGTCTGTTTGACCATTTTGTTTAACAATTACAAATAAATTCCGGGTAATTGCATAGTCTCCACTACGAAATGCTTGACTATTCAATTGATTACGCTTACTGGGACATTCAGATTGAGGTATAAACGGTTCTTGGTACGGAGGCACAAATTGACCGCTTGTGCGACCTAGTGGTAAGGACTTAATCGTACACTGGGGTACAACCTCTGGGGCAGAAGCATAGTAAATTGCGCCAGTATTCATCGCTATCTTTCGTACTGCTTCTGTGGTCGTGCCAATGTAATTAACATTGCTACCAAAATTGGCTTTATTTAAAACATTTTCTACAAAAAACTCCACTGTTCCCCCAGCTTCTTGGCTACGAGAGTAGACTGTAATTGGTAAATTTGGCCCACCAACCTGTTGCCAATTAGTAATCTTACCAGTGTAGATTTCTTTGAGTTGAGCGACAGTTAAACCAGGAATATTCAAATTGTGGTTAACTGCGATCGCAATACCATCAATAGCCACCGAAATTTCTTTCAAACTAAATTCTTTTTGTTTAGCTTCTGTATTTTCTTCAGCTTTAACTGAGCGAGAAGATTGAGAAAAAGCTAGTTGATTATCTATCAACATTCGAATGCCAGTTCCAGATCCTGCTTGACCGGAAGGAGATTGAGTATAGCGTAAAGTAAATTGAGGGCACAGGCTTTCTAGTACGGAGTCTACGTCTTTACGGATGGGTGCCCAGGTTGTACTACCACCATAGTTGAATGTCCCATCGGGGAGATTCGGCACGTTACATCTGTTGTTGACAAACTGGTTTATGGGATTACCTGTGTTGCTATTTCCCGAAGTTTTAGCAACAGTTCCATTTAGTTGCGCCCACCGTTCCATAAGAAACCATAGACCACCAAAGATTAAACCAATAGTGATGACAACGGCTAAGAAAAGACTAAGAGTTTCGTTTTTCTGAGACATAGGTGGCTCTTAACAGCAGGAGTTTTAAAGTATTAGAGATAATAATTTATAAATAAGTCGAAAGATGGCTGTGAGGGAAATCGCTACTAAGCCTGCTCCAACTGCTAAAAAAACTATTTCTTGAATGGTAAGCTCCCCTTGTAAAAAGGGGACAAAAAAAATAATCGCAAAAGTAATTGTGGGAATAATTAATAAATCGAACTTTTCAATCCACCGTCTAGTTTGGGCAAATATCAGTATCCCCAAAATTACAAATGCAATACTCAAAGTAATTGGTGGTGATTGTACTAGACTGAGGAGGGCGATCGCAATTAATGCACCTTCAAATCCACTAAATGCCGCTCCACCCAACAATTCTACTGTCGAAAACGCTGGTTTAGTTGGTGAATGGTGGGGGACGACAGGATTAGAACCTGTGGGTGGTTGTGGCGGGAGGGTTACAGAGGGCGAATTCAGTTGTGTAGGGGCTTGAGCCGCCTGTGGGTTAAGTGCATCTAAAACCTCCTGGGCTGACTGGAAGCGTTGATTAGCAGCAGGTAGCAGCATTTTATCTAATATGTCAGCAAGGCGAGGATTGACACTTACTTGCGTTCGCCATTTCCACTGGTTGCTATAGGCATCAAATAGTTGAATTGCTTCCTGATTTGTTAACAAGGTAATAAGAGTTACCGCCAACGCGTATAAGTCTGTAGATGGAAATACTTGACCCCCAGCCATCTGCTCAGGCGGTGCAAATCCCATAGAATAAATTCCTGTGGAAGAACCCACAGAACCAGGTACAGCGTTTGTTACTTGCTTGACTGCGCCAAAATCTAGTAAAAAAAGTTTACCATCACGACGACGCATAATGTTTGAAGGTTTGATGTCTCTGTGGATAATGCCTCTATCATGAACAAACTTTAGTACCTTCAATATTTCTTGCAGCACTTCCAACACTTGCTGTTGAGA encodes the following:
- a CDS encoding PstS family phosphate ABC transporter substrate-binding protein; this translates as MSQKNETLSLFLAVVITIGLIFGGLWFLMERWAQLNGTVAKTSGNSNTGNPINQFVNNRCNVPNLPDGTFNYGGSTTWAPIRKDVDSVLESLCPQFTLRYTQSPSGQAGSGTGIRMLIDNQLAFSQSSRSVKAEENTEAKQKEFSLKEISVAIDGIAIAVNHNLNIPGLTVAQLKEIYTGKITNWQQVGGPNLPITVYSRSQEAGGTVEFFVENVLNKANFGSNVNYIGTTTEAVRKIAMNTGAIYYASAPEVVPQCTIKSLPLGRTSGQFVPPYQEPFIPQSECPSKRNQLNSQAFRSGDYAITRNLFVIVKQNGQTDQKAGEAYANWLLTPQGQELIEKAGFVKIK
- a CDS encoding serine/threonine-protein kinase, which produces MEVYCTRPRCPRPQNYFADLDNITTLKTTQQKYCTTCGMPLLLDGRYVPTKLLGRGGFGAAFLARDRRIPGMRQCVVKQFQPSGNLTSDQLQQAQLMFEREAEVLAQLGNDHEQIPDLFAFFPVIVNSLQSVQEDQFFYLVQEYIDGQNLEQELVQNGKFSQQQVLEVLQEILKVLKFVHDRGIIHRDIKPSNIMRRRDGKLFLLDFGAVKQVTNAVPGSVGSSTGIYSMGFAPPEQMAGGQVFPSTDLYALAVTLITLLTNQEAIQLFDAYSNQWKWRTQVSVNPRLADILDKMLLPAANQRFQSAQEVLDALNPQAAQAPTQLNSPSVTLPPQPPTGSNPVVPHHSPTKPAFSTVELLGGAAFSGFEGALIAIALLSLVQSPPITLSIAFVILGILIFAQTRRWIEKFDLLIIPTITFAIIFFVPFLQGELTIQEIVFLAVGAGLVAISLTAIFRLIYKLLSLIL